In Pseudomonas sp. PDM14, a genomic segment contains:
- a CDS encoding DUF2058 domain-containing protein: MSLSLRDQLLKAGLVNEKQAKQADKQKQKQQRLEKKGQVEVDDEQKRIAQAAMAEKVARDQELNRQQQEKAEQKARSAQIKQLIETSRLPKLTTEDYYNFVDDKKVKRLSVNNLMRDKLSRGSLAIVRHGGGYEVIPREAALKIQERDPQRVVQLNVQTEAPDADDPYAAYQIPDDLMW, from the coding sequence ATGAGTCTTTCCCTCCGCGACCAGTTGCTGAAAGCGGGTCTGGTCAATGAAAAGCAGGCCAAGCAGGCCGACAAGCAGAAGCAGAAACAGCAGCGCCTGGAGAAGAAGGGCCAGGTCGAGGTCGACGACGAGCAGAAGCGCATCGCCCAGGCGGCCATGGCCGAGAAGGTCGCGCGCGACCAGGAGCTGAACCGTCAGCAGCAGGAAAAGGCCGAGCAGAAGGCCCGCTCCGCGCAGATCAAGCAGTTGATCGAGACCTCGCGCCTGCCCAAGCTGACCACCGAGGACTACTACAACTTCGTCGACGACAAGAAGGTCAAGCGCCTGTCGGTGAACAACCTGATGCGCGACAAGCTCAGCCGCGGTTCGCTGGCCATCGTCCGTCATGGCGGTGGCTATGAGGTGATTCCGCGTGAGGCGGCGCTGAAGATCCAGGAGCGCGACCCACAGCGCGTGGTGCAGCTCAACGTACAGACCGAAGCGCCGGACGCCGACGATCCGTACGCCGCCTACCAGATCCCCGATGACCTGATGTGGTGA
- the mazG gene encoding nucleoside triphosphate pyrophosphohydrolase produces MTDSPYTLDDLLYLMARLRDPQHGCPWDLKQTYASIVPYTLEEAYEVADAIERADFENLPGELGDLLFQVVYYSQLAQEEGRFEFASVVDAITRKLVRRHPHVFVDGDLYGTPDAAKLEEAAVKQRWEELKAEERAEKAAEPAQLSLLDDVPTALPALTRAAKLQKRAAQVGFDWPDALPVVDKVREELDEVLEAMSENDSAAVAEEIGDLLFVVTNLARHLKVDPETALRSANQKFERRFRFIEETLRAAGQAIENCTLEQLDALWGEAKKQEKQSGGC; encoded by the coding sequence ATGACAGACAGCCCCTATACCCTCGACGACCTGCTCTACCTGATGGCGCGCCTGCGTGATCCGCAGCACGGCTGCCCGTGGGACCTCAAGCAGACCTACGCGAGCATCGTGCCCTACACCCTGGAAGAGGCTTACGAGGTGGCCGACGCCATCGAGCGCGCAGACTTCGAGAACCTGCCCGGCGAACTGGGCGACCTGCTGTTCCAGGTCGTCTACTACAGCCAACTGGCGCAGGAGGAGGGGCGTTTCGAATTCGCCTCCGTGGTCGACGCCATCACCCGCAAGCTGGTGCGCCGTCATCCGCACGTGTTCGTCGACGGTGACCTGTACGGCACGCCGGATGCGGCGAAGCTCGAAGAGGCTGCGGTCAAGCAGCGCTGGGAAGAACTCAAGGCCGAGGAGCGCGCCGAGAAGGCGGCGGAGCCTGCGCAGTTGTCGCTGCTCGACGATGTGCCCACGGCACTGCCGGCATTGACTCGCGCTGCCAAGCTGCAGAAGCGCGCGGCGCAGGTTGGCTTCGACTGGCCCGACGCGCTGCCGGTGGTGGACAAGGTGCGCGAGGAGCTGGACGAAGTGCTCGAGGCGATGAGCGAGAATGACTCCGCGGCAGTGGCTGAGGAGATCGGTGACCTGCTGTTCGTCGTCACCAACCTTGCCCGTCATCTCAAGGTCGATCCGGAAACCGCATTGCGCAGTGCCAATCAGAAATTCGAACGGCGTTTCCGTTTCATCGAAGAAACCTTGCGTGCGGCGGGCCAGGCCATCGAAAATTGCACGCTGGAGCAACTGGACGCCCTCTGGGGTGAAGCCAAGAAGCAGGAGAAGCAGTCAGGCGGTTGCTGA
- a CDS encoding Rho-binding antiterminator, producing the protein MTEPYQPLACELYDRLEVACLHGYQLRIELLDGHELQARAITTETHADKAEYLRVSSVDGEQVLRLDHLLAITPLDAGARFARVLLANRPC; encoded by the coding sequence ATGACCGAGCCTTACCAGCCACTGGCCTGCGAGCTTTACGATCGCCTCGAAGTGGCCTGCCTGCACGGCTACCAGCTGCGCATCGAATTGCTCGATGGCCACGAACTGCAGGCCCGGGCCATCACCACCGAAACCCATGCGGACAAGGCCGAGTACCTGCGCGTAAGCAGCGTCGACGGCGAACAGGTGCTGCGCCTGGATCACCTGCTGGCGATCACCCCGCTGGATGCCGGCGCGCGTTTCGCTCGTGTGCTGTTGGCCAACCGGCCCTGCTGA
- a CDS encoding class I SAM-dependent methyltransferase: protein MNTTFANASSTPFAIEAVVDQPASVGTPIDWAHVELPDAWADRVDWTHLPDVRRVLRTILGRERQRVQLPDDLPGRALIPKYVLQEFHNLPNGNYSKSFSRGYSQGFDRFMLGSLRGGRQRVAEALRGADCALDLGCGAGRQAAALRDVGIGEVWGLDPSPYLLQNAARAHSGITWVQGVAERTGLADGQFDAVAVCFVFHEIPPHYLRQALAELARVTRPGARLAVLEPSPLQWTASYQWLWRQYGWRGMYYRALAKRAYEPFADAWHRQDFAMLLAEAGFTLLEEETGCPFRFFLAQRDPNATAVHSPSTSMDKS from the coding sequence ATGAACACGACTTTCGCCAACGCTTCCAGCACCCCATTCGCCATCGAGGCCGTGGTCGACCAGCCCGCCAGCGTCGGTACGCCGATCGACTGGGCGCACGTCGAACTGCCCGATGCCTGGGCTGATCGCGTGGACTGGACGCACCTGCCCGACGTGCGCCGCGTGCTGCGCACCATCCTCGGCCGCGAGCGTCAGCGCGTGCAGCTGCCGGATGACCTGCCGGGGCGCGCGCTGATCCCCAAGTACGTGCTGCAGGAATTCCACAACCTGCCCAACGGCAACTACTCCAAGTCGTTCAGCCGTGGTTACTCGCAGGGCTTCGACCGCTTCATGCTCGGCAGCCTGCGTGGCGGCCGGCAGCGCGTGGCCGAAGCCTTGCGCGGCGCCGACTGTGCGCTCGACCTGGGTTGCGGTGCCGGGCGCCAGGCCGCCGCCCTGCGTGACGTCGGGATCGGCGAGGTGTGGGGCCTGGACCCGTCGCCCTACCTGTTGCAGAACGCAGCGCGGGCGCATTCGGGGATCACCTGGGTGCAGGGTGTGGCCGAGCGCACCGGGCTGGCCGATGGGCAGTTCGATGCGGTGGCGGTGTGTTTCGTCTTCCACGAAATCCCGCCGCACTACCTGCGCCAGGCCCTGGCCGAGCTGGCGCGGGTCACCCGTCCCGGTGCCCGTCTGGCGGTACTCGAACCCTCGCCGCTGCAATGGACCGCCAGTTACCAGTGGCTCTGGCGCCAGTACGGCTGGCGCGGCATGTACTACCGGGCGCTGGCCAAGCGCGCCTACGAACCCTTTGCCGATGCCTGGCACCGCCAGGATTTCGCTATGCTGCTGGCCGAAGCGGGATTCACCCTGCTGGAAGAGGAGACCGGGTGTCCGTTCCGTTTCTTCCTGGCCCAGCGCGACCCGAACGCCACAGCCGTTCACTCACCTTCCACGAGCATGGACAAGTCATGA